The following proteins are co-located in the Mycteria americana isolate JAX WOST 10 ecotype Jacksonville Zoo and Gardens unplaced genomic scaffold, USCA_MyAme_1.0 Scaffold_53, whole genome shotgun sequence genome:
- the EXOSC4 gene encoding exosome complex component RRP41: MAAPELLSDEGYRADGRRPAELRKVRARMGVFAQADGSAYIEQGNTKALAVVYGPHEMRGSRSKALPDRALVNCQYSMATFSTGERRRRPHGDRQAGELALQLKQTFEAAILTRLYPRSQIDIYVQVLQADGGNYCACVNAATLAVMDAGIPMRDYVCASSAGLAEDTPLADLSSPEEAAGGPRLVLALLPASGQIALLQLSARLHQERLEAALEAAGEACRALHAVLDRVVRERLREVAALLGD, from the exons ATGGCGGCGCCGGAGCTGCTGTCGGACGAGGGGTACCGGGCGGACGGGCGCCGTCCCGCCGAGCTCCGCAAGGTCCGCGCCCGCATGGGCGTCTTCGCGCAGGCCGACGGCTCGGCCTACATCGAGCAGGGCAACACCAAGGCGCTGGCCGTGGTCTACGGCCCCCACGAG ATGCGGGGCTCCCGCAGCAAGGCGCTGCCGGACCGGGCGCTGGTGAACTGCCAGTACAGCATGGCCACCTTCAGCaccggcgagcggcggcggcggccgcacGGGGACCGGCAGGCGGGCGAGCTGGCGCTGCAGCTGAAGCAGACGTTCGAGGCCGCCATCCTCACCCGCCTCTACCCCCGCTCCCAGATCGACATCTACGTCCAg GTGCTGCAAGCCGACGGCGGCAACTACTGCGCCTGCGTCAACGCGGCCACGCTGGCGGTGATGGACGCCGGCATCCCCATGCGGGACTACGTCTGCGCCAGCTCGGCCGGCCTGGCCGAGGACACGCCGCTGGCCGACCTCAGCTCCCCCGAGGAGGCGGCCGGCGGGCCGCGGCTGGTGCTGGCGCTGCTGCCGGCGTCGGGGCAGATcgccctcctgcagctcagcGCCCGCCTGCACCAGGAGCGGCTGGAGGCGGCGCTGGAGGCGGCCGGGGAGGCCTGCCGCGCCCTGCACGCCGTGCTGGACCGCGTGGTGCGGGAGCGGCTGCGGGAGGTCGCCGCGCTGCTGGGGGACTGA
- the GPAA1 gene encoding LOW QUALITY PROTEIN: GPI-anchor transamidase component GPAA1 (The sequence of the model RefSeq protein was modified relative to this genomic sequence to represent the inferred CDS: inserted 1 base in 1 codon) yields MGLLSDPHCRRALSRLVQRLNTPLCALSYAAGLGWFLALAFQPLAPRTYMSENAMGSTMVEEQFLFGERALSYAREFAGHKKKAGGTPVAWLEKTMWNLGLEVHRQPFSRTLPFPDETRERYMVKGTNVYGVLRAPRAASTEALVLSAPCSEGPRNNQAVGLMLALASYFRGQIYWAKDIIFLVNEHDLLGMEAWLEAYHDVNITEVRSSGMLGRAGAIQAAISLELSSDVVTSFDVAVEGLNGQLPNLDLLNLFHAFCQKNGLLCTIQGKLQRSDWDSLPAYAHSLQTLLLMVLAQASGRPRGDHGLFLRYRIEAITLRGINSFRQYKYDMTTVGKTLEGMFRKLNNLLERLHQSYFFYLLPSLSRFVSIGVYMPAFGFLILVLVLKALDLWMKLSKCEAGGAERLWDGDRPSRHAGAGAGRLLICHAAGLALYFLPVLGQRVATQHFPVSESEAVVLTVIAIYVAGMALPHSTHRALAAGGGDRGWMALKLLALLSLAVQLGCLALLNFSLGFLLAATMVPAAAAAAPTGPRVLLAALLVLASPAVTLLLAIFLQRELVEAPASAAEGWQLFLAAVAEGXLQHHLYGSLLFPFLALGAYPCWLLFWNVLFWK; encoded by the exons ATGGGGCTGCTGTCGGACCCCCACTGCCGGCGGGCGCTCTCCCGCCTCGTCCAGCGCCTCAACACCCCGCTCTG CGCCCTGAGCTacgcggcggggctgggctggttCCTGGCCTTGGCCTtccagcccctcgccccccgcaCCTACATGTCGGAGAACGCCATGGGCTCCACCATGGTGGAGGAGCAGTTCCTCTTCGGCGAGCGGGCCCTCTCCTACGCCCGGGAGTTTGCCGGGCACAAGAAGAAAGCGGG GGGCACGCCGGTGGCCTGGCTGGAGAAGACCATGTGGAacctggggctggaggtgcaccggCAGCCCTTCTCCCGCACCCTGCCCTTCCCCGACGAGACCCGCGAGCGATAC atgGTGAAGGGCACGAACGTGTACGGCGTCCTGCGGGCGCCGCGCGCCGCCAGCACCGAGGCGCTGGTGCTGAGCGCGCCCTGCAGCGAGGGGCCCCGCAACAACCAGGCCGTGGGGCTGATGCTGGCCCTGGCCTCCTACTTCCGAG GCCAGATCTACTGGGCGAAGGACATCATCTTCCTGGTGAACGAGCACGACCTGCTGGGCATGGAAGCCTGGCTGGAGGCCTACCACGACGTCAACATCACCG AGGTGCGGTCCTCGGGGATGCTGGGCCGGGCGGGGGCCATCCAGGCGGCCATCTCGCTGGAGCTGAGCAGCGACGTGGTCACCAGCTTCGACGTGGCGGTGGAGGGGCTGAACGGGCAGCTGCCCAACCTCGACCTCCTCAACCTCTTCCACGCCTTCTGCCAGAAGAACGGCCTGCTCTGCACCATCCAGGGCAAG CTGCAGCGCTCGGACTGGGACTCGCTGCCCGCCTACGCCCACAGCCTGCAGACGCTGCTGCTGATGGTGCTGGCCCAGGCgtcggggcggccccgcggcgacCACGGCCTCTTCCTCCGCTACCGCATCGAGGCCATCACCCTCCGCGGCATCAACAGCTTCCGGCAGTACAAGTACGACATGACCACCGTGGGCAA GACGCTGGAGGGGATGTTCCGGAAGCTCAACAACCTGCTGGAGCGGCTGCACCAGTCCTACTTCTTCTACCTGCTGCCCTCCCTGTCCCGCTTCGTCTCCATCGGCGTCTACATGCCGGCCTTCGGCTTCCTCATCCTCGTCCTCGTCCTCAAG GCCCTGGACCTCTGGATGAAGCTGAGCAAGTGCGAGGCCGGCGGCGCCGAGCGCCTCTGGGACGGCGACC GCCCGTCCCGGCACGCTGGCGCTGGTGCCGGCCGGCTGCTCATCTGCCACGCCGCCGGCCTCGCCCTCTACTTCTTGCCGGTGCTGGGGCAGCGCGTGGCCACCCAGCACTTCCCCGTCTCCGAGTCCGAGGCCGTGGTGCTCACCGTCATCGCCATCTACGTGGCCGGCAtggccctgccccacagcacccacag ggcgctggcggccggcggcggcgacCGGGGCTGGATGGCGCTGAAGCTGCTGGCGCTGCTGTCCCTGGCCGTGCAGCTGGGCTGCCTCGCGCTCCTCAACTTCTCCCTCGGCTTCCTCCTGGCCGCCACCAtggtccccgccgccgccgccgccgcgcccacCGGCCCCAG ggtgctgctggcggcCCTGCTGGTGCTGGCGTCGCCGGCCGTCACGCTGCTGCTGGCCATCTTCCTGCAGCGGGAGCTGGTGGAGGCGCCGGCGTCGGCGGCCGAGGGCTGGCAGCTCTTCCTGGCGGCCGTGGCCGAGG TGCTCCAGCACCACCTCTAcggctccctcctcttccccttcctcgcCCTCGGCGCCTACCCCTGCTGGCTGCTCTTCTGGAACGTTCTCTTCTGGAAGTGA
- the CYC1 gene encoding LOW QUALITY PROTEIN: cytochrome c1, heme protein, mitochondrial (The sequence of the model RefSeq protein was modified relative to this genomic sequence to represent the inferred CDS: inserted 1 base in 1 codon; deleted 2 bases in 2 codons) → MSRIGRHVRGGRLRPLDLGAAAAGRSGAMAAVAVRSLPLPLRPYGRLLLPRARIAPAPAALSSFTGRSRGGRARLAALGLLAAGGGGLALALRSALAAGELELHPPSFPWSHGGALAALDHGSLRRGFQVYKQVCSACHSMEYLAFRNLIGVXHTEAEAKALAEEVEVVDGPDENGEMFTRPGKISDYFPKPYPNAEAARAANNGALPPDLSYIVNAR, encoded by the exons atgagca GGATCGGGCGTCACGtccggggcgggcggctgcgtCCCCTCGACCtcggcgcggcggccgccgggagGAGCGGAGCgatggcggcggtggcggtgcggAGCCTCCCCCTCCCGCTGCGGCCCTACGGCCGCCTCCTGCTGCCGCGGGCCCGGATCGCGCCCGCCCCG gccgcCCTCTCGTCCTTCACCGGCCGCtcccgcggggggcgggcg cggctggcggcgctggggctgctggcggcgggcgggggcggcctgGCCCTGGCGCTGCGCTCGGCCCTGGCCGCCGGCGAGCTGGAGCTGCACCCGCCCAGCTTCCCCTGGAGCCACGGCGGAGCGCTGGCCGCCCTCGACCACGGCAG ccTGCGGCGCGGCTTCCAGGTGTACAAGCAGGTCTGCTCCGCCTGCCACAGCATGGAGTACCTGGCCTTCCGCAACCTCATCGGCG ACCACACCGAGGCGGAGGCCAAGGCGCTGGCCGAGGAG GTGGAGGTGGTGGACGGCCCCGATGAGAACGGCGAGATGTTCACGCGCCCCGGCAAGATCTCCGACTAC TTCCCCAAGCCCTACCCCAACGCCGAGGCGGCGCGAGCCGCCAACAACGGGGCGCTGCCCCCCGACCTCAGCTACATCGTCAACGCCCGGTGA
- the SHARPIN gene encoding sharpin — protein sequence MALPGAPAPAPAAAPAPPPPPTVLMAVRAGLARPSRFPPLPAAAALRLQLSVEPAAGGQRRFRLGLRHPEAAGGANVADYDLKDVSYKVRSPACHELTVLGSSDEPMVFNFEEEREAQKWWTIVSSSLREVQKASDSTLASQAASLPAAAGGISADQDAEAALALELSEKEDLALHLAQAIEYGDEEVASQCAVALARQQATLSILWKESNYPTDDISMKVGVEDATSSASITIRVRAHTTIATLKQQVFQDYGFHPLVQRWIIGQCLCVDERTVSSYGIRRDGDTAFLYLLSAKMAELTEQRYEEDQAQVMLSSTSSPTDAAGERRKYNTLPNMSPKKGWANEAGRKMDIGEISQHLDTLQIGDLFGAQPKPAAASLPSPVQAGWSCPKCTFINKPTRPGCEMCSTDRPDDYVVPGSYKPDETELWRMQQEQEGILQYQQALEAERLNNFRQLLRLEEEVLVPNREVLECRICYQQVAPGEGVLLRECLHNFCRECLRQVINYSEEPEVACPFRDESYACGSHLQEREIRALVSPEEYRRFLERSLVLAERRSQNSFHCKTTDCRGWCIYEDSVNEFRCPICQALNCLLCKAIHEGKNCRQYQDDLQVQAQNDSAARQTKDMLQTLVQIGEAMHCPTCLIIVQKKDGCDWIRCTVCQTEICWVTKGPRWGPGGPGDTSGGCRCNVNGQRCHPRCQNCH from the exons atGGCGCTGCCcggtgcccccgccccggccccggccgcggccccggcgccgccgccgccgcccaccgTGCTGATGGCGGTGCGGGCGGGGCTGGCGCGGCCCTCCCGCttcccgccgctgcccgccgccgccgcgctccgcctgCAGCTCAGCGTCGAAccggcggccggcgggcagcgccgcttCCGCCTCGGCCTGCGGCACCCggaggcggccggcggcgcg AACGTCGCCGACTACGACCTCAAGGACGTCTCGTACAAGGTGCGGAGCCCCGCGTGCCACGAGCTGACGGTCCTCGGCTCCTCGGACGAGCCCATGGTGTTTAACTTCGAGGAGGAGCGGGAGGCGCAGAAGTGGTGGACGATCGTGAGCAGCTCCCTGCGGGAGGTGCAGAAAG CCTCGGACAGCACGCTGGCGTCCCAGGCCGCctccctgcccgcggctgccgggggcATCTCTGCAGATCAGGACGCGGAGGCAGCTCTGGCCTTGGAGCTTTCCGAGAAAG AGGACCTGGCGCTGCACCTCGCCCAGGCGATCGAGTACGGAGACGAGGAGGTGGCCTCGCAGTGTGCCGTGGCCCTGGCTCGCCAGCAAGCCACGCTCAGTATCCTCTGGAAGGAGTCCAACTACCCCACGGACGATATCAG CATGAAGGTCGGCGTGGAGGATGCGACGTCTTCTGCAAGCATCACCATCCGGGTCCGCGCTCACACTACAATAGCAACGCTCAAGCAGCAG GTCTTCCAGGATTACGGGTTCCACCCCTTGGTTCAGCGCTGGATCATCGGGCAGTGCCTGTGCGTGGACGAACGGACCGTTTCCTCCTACGGCATCCGCAGGGACGGCGACACCGCGTTCCTCTACCTGCTCTCGGCGAAGATGGCCGAGCTGACGGAGCAGCGCTACGAGGAGGACCAGGCGCAGGTCATGCTCAGCTCCACCTCCTCGCCGACCGACGCCGCCGGGGAGAGGCGCAAATACAACACCCTGCCCAACATGTCTCCCAAAAAAG GCTGGGCGAACGAGGCCGGCAGGAAGATGGACATCGGTGAGATCAGCCAGCACTTGGACACGCTGCAGATCGGCGACCTTTTCGGTGCCCAGCCAAAGCCCGCTGCCGCGAGCCTGCCCTCGCCGGTGCAG GCGGGCTGGTCGTGTCCAAAATGCACCTTCATCAACAAGCCCACGCGGCCGGGCTGCGAGATGTGCAGCACGGACCGCCCCGACGACTACGTGGTCCCCGGCAGCTACAAGCCGGACGAGACGGAGCTGTGGCggatgcagcaggagcaggaggggatcCTGCAGTACCAGCAG GCGCTGGAGGCCGAGCGGCTGAATAACTTCCGGCAGCTGCTgcggctggaggaggaggtgctggtgCCCAACCGGGAGGTGCTGGAGTGCCGCATCTGCTACCAGCAGGTCGCCCCGGGCGAGGGGGTGCTGCTGCGCGAGTGCCTGCACAACTTCTGCAG GGAGTGTCTGCGCCAGGTGATCAACTACAGCGAGGAGCCGGAGGTGGCCTGTCCCTTCCGCGACGAGTCCTACGCCTGTGGCAGCCACCTCCAGGAGCGGGAGATCCGGGCG CTGGTGTCGCCGGAGGAGTACCGGCGGTTCCTGGAGAGGAGCCTGGTGCTGGCGGAGCGGCGCAGCCAGAACAGCTTCCACTGCAAGACCACCGACTGCCGGGGCTGGTGCATCTACGAGGATTCGGTGAACGAGTTTCGCTGCCCCATCTGCCAGGCCCTCAACTGCCTGCTCTGCAAG GCCATCCACGAAGGGAAGAACTGCCGCCAGTACCAGGACGACCTCCAGGTCCAGGCGCAGAACGACTCGGCTGCCCGGCAGACCAAGGACATGCTGcag ACCCTGGTGCAGATCGGGGAGGCCATGCACTGCCCCACCTGCCTCATCATCGTCCAGAAGAAGGACGGCTGCGACTGGATCCGCTGCACCGTCTGCCAGACCGAGATCTGCTGGGTGACCAAGGGGCCGCGCTGGGGACCCGGG GGCCCCGGGGACACCAGTGGCGGATGTCGCTGCAACGTCAACGGACAGAGGTGCCACCCCCGGTGCCAAAACTGCCACTGA
- the MAF1 gene encoding repressor of RNA polymerase III transcription MAF1 homolog has protein sequence MKLLENSSFEAINSQLTVETGDAHIIGRIESYSCKMAGDDKHMFKQFCQEGQPHVLEALSPPQTTGISPSRLSKSQSGDEEGPLSDKCSRKTLFYLIATLNESFRPDYDFSAAKSHEFSREPSLNWVVNAVNCSLFSAVREDFNALKPHLWGAVDEEICLSECDIYSYNPDLDSDPFGEDGSLWSFNYFFYNKRLKRIVFFTCRSISGYAYTRSEGGNELDMDLGEEDAEENRDAGDTESGSIEEDRLQVICM, from the exons ATGAAGCTGTTGGAGAACTCAAGTTTTGAAGCAATAAACTCCCAGCTGACGGTGGAGACGGGAGATGCTCACATCATTGGCAG GATCGAGAGCTACTCGTGCAAGATGGCTGGCGATGACAAGCACATGTTCAAGCAGTTCTGCCAGGAGGGCCAGCCGCACGTCCTGGAGGCCCTGTCGCCTCCTCAGACCACGGGGATCAGCCCCAGCAG GCTCAGTAAAAGTCAGAGTGGCGATGAGGAGGGACCCCTGAGTGACAAATGCAGCCGCAAGACCCTCTTCTACCTGATAGCAACGCTCAACGAGTCCTTCCGCCCAGACTACGACTTCAGCGCTGCCAAGAGCCACGAGTTCAGCCGGGAGCCAAGCCTCAACTGG GTGGTGAACGCTGTCAACTGCAGCCTCTTCTCTGCCGTTCGGGAGGATTTCAACGCCCTGAAGCCAcacctgtggggtgctgtggatGAGGAGATCTGTCTTTCCGAGTGTGACATCTACAG CTACAACCCTGACCTGGATTCGGACCCCTTTGGAGAGGACGGCAGCCTCTGGTCCTTCAACTACTTCTTTTACAACAAGAGGCTGAAGAGGATTGTCTTTTTTACCTGTCGTTCCATCAG TGGGTACGCGTACACGCGCTCGGAAGGTGGCAATGAGCTGGACATGGATCTTggtgaagaggacgcggaggAAAACAGGGATGCCGGCGACACCGAGAGCGGCAGCATCGAGGAGGACAG GTTGCAAGTTATTTGCATGTGA